TGAAGATTGAGGTTGCAGATGATTATGTGAACCGGTTCCTGTTAGATGAAGCGGTTCACCAAAAAACAAATCGGTTGCCGGAGGCTTACCCATCTATCGACAGGTGCACTTAGCGATTCGTTCTGCAAACGTATGCGCTTTTCTGTATAGTTGGTTAATGACGTGTCAAAGCGCCAACTGACGGTTGCTTTTTTGCGTTTTCTCCGGCGATAAGGAGAAGACATGAAACTAACCTCGAAATATGAAACGATTCGGCGAATGTTGTCCGATTTCAAGCAGCCCGAGTATCGGTATGCTCAGATAATGGACGCAATTTTCAAGCAAAACATCGGCGAATACGGACGGATGACCATACTGCCCAAATTTTTGCGCGACGAATTGACCCGGATGCTTGGTCCGAACGTCTGCAGCATCGTTCCGGTAAAGGAACTCACGTCGAAACAGGTCAGCAAGATGCTGTTTGCCATTGCAGGCGACGAACGCGTTGAAGCCGTACGACTTACTTATGAGCGGGGGTGGAAATCGTATTTCGGATCGGACATTAACGCGGCATGCGGCCAGCTATACCGCTCCGAATAATCGATGTCGGGGAATTAAAAGCTTGGGTTATGAAACTGACCAAAACGGGAAAACGCTGCATTGGCAGCGATGAGCTTCAGGGGCAGTCGCCCATGGCTCCATAAAAAAAGAAGCCTCACTCGATGAGTGGGGCTTCTAAATATTCAATGATGCAGGGGCGCGGTTGTCATTATGCGCTTTCACTACGGTTCGATCTCAGTCAAGGAGTGAATAAGAAAATCAGCCTCTTTACCCAATATTTCTTCAGAGCCTGCATGAGTAACCAGTCCGACCGCAATACTTCCCGCTTCTTTCGCCATGCGCATGTCCACGATGGAATCACCTACAACAATAAGCTGCGAAGGATCAATGCCTATTTTTTCACAAGCGTAGAAAACCAAATCAGGTGAAGGCTTTCCGCGTTCAACATTCTCTGGGGTTACGATAAAATCCAACATTTCCTGCATACCTATCAATTTCATGCATGCGTTAGTTCTTAAAGAACTGTCAGAAGTCAGGATACCTACAGTCCATTCTTTGCTCTTTAATCGCAACAGCAGGTCCGGTACTCCCGCTGCCGGGGAGAAGGCTCGGTCGTATTCCAGTTTTTTGTCGGCTTGTATGAACAAGTCACTGGCTAACTTTTTACATTGATACCAGGGCCAGGCATGAAGCTGGAACATCAATCCGGCTACCAATATGATTTCTTCTTCGGTTGTAGCGACGGCCAATACACCACTGTAATGGATTCGATCCGGGTGTACGAAACCCATGATTTTTTCCCATGCGTTCTCGTGTTTGGAACCGACAATCTGCAAAAACAGCTCTTTTCTGATCCGGTCTATGTTTCTCCAATAGGTCAATGCGTCGAAAAGCGTCCCATCTTTATCAAAACCGATCGCCTGTGCCTTTACTTTATGCTTCCCGATACTAATTTCTTTCAATTTCATATACTGATAGCCTCCTATCGTTGGATAACGGCTTTAAGAAATTCTTGTGTTCTGGCATTTTGCGGGTTGGTAAAAATCGTCTCGGGTGATCCTTCCTCTATAATTCGGCCTTCGGCCATGACGACTACCCGATCGGCTACATCCCGCGCAAAATTCATCTCATGTGTGACGACAATCATCGTCATTCCTTCTTTGGCCAATTGTTTCATAACGGATAATACTTCCCCGACCAGTTCGGGATCCAATGCGGAAGTGGGTTCATCGAATAACATGATTTTGGGCTGCATCGCCAAGGCGCGTGCTATGGCAATCCGCTGTTGCTGTCCGCCCGATAATTGCTCCGGATAGCGCTCTTTTTTGTCGAGAAGCCCGACCTTCCCAAGGAGAGTCTCGACAATTTCACTTTCATGCCGCTTATTCAACTTACGCACGTGACGGGGACCCAAGGCAACATTTTCATATACAGTCAAGTGGGGAAATAGATTGAACGATTGGAAAACCATGCCCACTTCGGTTCCAATCTTACGGATAACTGCTTTTTTCGACAGCACCGGCTGCCCGTCAATATAAATCTCGCCGGAATCAATTGTTTCCAAATGATTGATGCAGCGAAGCATAGTGCTTTTACCGGAGCCGCTGGGACCTATAACGACCACAACTTCCCCTTTTTCAACTTGAAGCGATACGTCGTGGAGAATTTTAAGCTGTCCGAACGATTTGTTGAGATGCCTAAGCGTAATCATTTGATGTAAATTCTCCTTTCCATCCAGGTTACAAACAAAGAAAGCGGATAACATATGATAAAGTACACGAGGGATATGGAAAGCAAAATTTCAAAAGGTTTGCCGGCAATGTTCATAATCGCTTTTCCTTGGTTCAATAACTCCGCATAACCGACTACGGAGGCAATGGAGGTGTCCTTGATGAGAGTGATATAAAATCCGATCAACGGCGGCAATGCTATTTTTAAAGTTTGAGGAAGAATGATTTTAAACATCAAAAGAGTATAAGAAAAGCCGAGGGCCTTTGCGGCCTCGAATTGCCCTTTGGGGACGGACTCAATACCTGCCCTGAAAATTTCGGCGATGTAGGCACCGGAGTATAAGGTGAAAACCAGGGCGGTTGCCTCGAATACATCGATATTGATTCCAATATAAGATAATCCAAAATAAAACATAAATAATTGAATAAGAAGCGGTGACCCGCGAAAGAGCTGGACATATGCGGCAAGGGGTGCCTTCAGCCACTTTAGCCGGCCGGTTGCAGCCATGCTGATAACGATTCCCGTCAGTGTGCCTAACAGGATGGCGGTAACGGAAAGCTTGCATGTCACCATAAATCCGCTCCACAAAAGATGCCGGTATTCGTAGATTACACTCCAGTCCATTGTTGTCACCTTGTTTCGTGTTTATTAAGCAACCATCGGCGGTTTGTCCAATTGAACAGCGTGGAAATGATAAAATATAACACATAATAAATACCGGTAACAAAAACGAAAATTTCCAACGTCCGGAATGTTTGTCCGTTCAAAATCAACGCACGGTCGGTAAGTTCTTTCACATCGAGAATCGCGAGCAGGCTCGTATTGAAAATCACCATAATAAATTGATTTCCTGCGATTGGGAACGTTCTTTTAAAAGCTTGCGGGAAAATGACGTATCTAAACATTTGCATATAGGTAAGGCCTATAGACCTGCTTGCTTCCCATTGTCCTTTATGAATGGATTGAATCCCGGCCCGGATGATTTCAGCCATATATGCCGAGTTGTTTACGGTCAATGCAATAATCCCGGCTTCAATCGGCGAGAAGTGTATGCCAAATTGGGGGAGGCCAAAATAAATAAGAAAGATCTGGACAAGCGCGGGCGTATTTCGGATTAACTCCACATACGTTGTTGAAATCAAGTATAATGGGTATACTTGTTTATTCATGCGGCAAACCGCCAAAATAACACCCAACAAAAACGATAAAAAGAAAACGAGAATGGTGAGCCATAAAGTCATTACGGCTCCGCCCAACAAATAATTCCAGTTGCGGATTGGGGTAGACCAGTCGAGCAGCATTCGGGTTCCTCCTTGCTCACAATAGGAGGCCTGCCTCATTCAACAGGCCTCGACTTCTTTTTATCATTTTAATACTGCGGGTTAAGCGGATAAGGAGGATTTATGCCGAACCATTTGGTATAAATGCTTTTGTTCGTTCCTTGATTATTGATTTGAAAGACAAAGAAATTCAAGTAATTTAGCCATTCCTGATCGCCTTTACGAACCGCGATACCTTGATATAAAGTAGGCACAAGCGGATCTCCTACCACTTTAAGCTCGGAATAAAGCTTGGCTTGGTAAGCCAGGAAGCTTTCGTCTTCTACAAACGCATCGGCTTGGCCGTTTTTGACTGCGAGGACACATTCCGCTGAATTGGAGAAATACGCAAGCTGGGCTTGGGGAGCAAGCTCAGTAACGGCCTGATTGGTGGAACCTTTCACAACCGCTACCTTCTTATCGTTAAGATCCGTAACTTTTGCAATCGTACTATCTTTCCTGACCAACATTTTCTCGCTCGCAGCCGAATAGGGGGCGGAAACATTTACTTTTTGCAAACGCTCGTATGTGCGCGAAAAGCTGCCTATAACCGCATCCACTTTCCCCGTTTCAATGGCCGGGATTCGCGCGGAAGAATCCAAATCCATAATCTCAAGTTCGGCATTGAGCGACTTCGCCAGTTCTTTAGCGATATCAACGTCATAGCCTTGCGGATTGCCTTTTTCGTCTTTAAAACCGAATGGAGGGTAGGAAAGAATCACCCCCACCTTTAACTTTTTGGATTGAACGACCTTTGCCAGAATGGAGTTTTCCACCCCGTTGCCCGGCGCAGCCGTAGATCCGAAACATCCTGTCAACGAGAGAACAAGCGCTAACGATGCGATCAGCAAGAAATAAATATGAAGTTTTCTCATACACAGCCCCCCCCGCTTTCACCTGTTTTTATAACAGGTTTCCGATTCTTGGAACAAATTCATCATCTTGCTGCTGAGAATCAAAAAAGACCATTTCACGCACTTCTTCTTTTGATAAGGCGCCCAGACGTTCTTCGCTAATATCGATGCCCAGACCGGGCTTGGCAGGGACAACGATTTTGCCGTTCGCGAAACTCAAATTTGTTGTTAACACATCGCTATGATAGTAATCGTAGTGGGTGTCATTGGCGAATGGGAAGTTTCGCGATGCAGCAATCAAATGGACGTTAGCCATGGTAGCGATGCCCGTCTCGGCCCAAGTGCCTGTCACACACCAAATTCCGTTCTCATTAGCAAGATCGACAATTTGCTTCGCTTTCAACAAACCGCCTGCCTCGGAAGGATAAACGGTAAACGCAGCGACAGCGCGTTTGTCGATCAATCTCAAAGCACTTTCAAAATCCGTGCAAGATTCATCGGCGGTAATCGGTACTGACACGGACTTGCTGACTTGCGCCAAACCGTCGATGTCATAATACGGGGTCGGCTGCTCCACCAGCTGCAAATCGTATTTTTCCATCTTGTTAATGGCTTTGATCGCTGTCGAGACGCTCCAGTTTTGGTTTACATCGATCCGTAGTTTGACATTAGGCCCGACTGCGGCGCGGATTTCTCTTAGACGTGCCGTATCGAACTCAATATCGCGACCGACTTTAATCTTAATTTCTTTATATCCTTGTTTTACGATCTCTTCAGCGTCTTTGGCGTTCGCAAGCGGCTCGTCGATAAA
The window above is part of the Paenibacillus hamazuiensis genome. Proteins encoded here:
- a CDS encoding transporter substrate-binding domain-containing protein, which gives rise to MRKLHIYFLLIASLALVLSLTGCFGSTAAPGNGVENSILAKVVQSKKLKVGVILSYPPFGFKDEKGNPQGYDVDIAKELAKSLNAELEIMDLDSSARIPAIETGKVDAVIGSFSRTYERLQKVNVSAPYSAASEKMLVRKDSTIAKVTDLNDKKVAVVKGSTNQAVTELAPQAQLAYFSNSAECVLAVKNGQADAFVEDESFLAYQAKLYSELKVVGDPLVPTLYQGIAVRKGDQEWLNYLNFFVFQINNQGTNKSIYTKWFGINPPYPLNPQY
- a CDS encoding amino acid ABC transporter permease, with the protein product MDWSVIYEYRHLLWSGFMVTCKLSVTAILLGTLTGIVISMAATGRLKWLKAPLAAYVQLFRGSPLLIQLFMFYFGLSYIGINIDVFEATALVFTLYSGAYIAEIFRAGIESVPKGQFEAAKALGFSYTLLMFKIILPQTLKIALPPLIGFYITLIKDTSIASVVGYAELLNQGKAIMNIAGKPFEILLSISLVYFIICYPLSLFVTWMERRIYIK
- a CDS encoding mandelate racemase/muconate lactonizing enzyme family protein produces the protein MQIIDVTTTQVQIPFRKPAKWSGGTRRSAPAIVVKIITDEGIVGLGECVGPTIPTIQTIVEKEFKPFLIGCDPMRTEWILHRLEEYVLNWKQLGLYALAGIDIALLDLKAKALNTPLYNLLGGMYRSHVDFAGYLFIDEPLANAKDAEEIVKQGYKEIKIKVGRDIEFDTARLREIRAAVGPNVKLRIDVNQNWSVSTAIKAINKMEKYDLQLVEQPTPYYDIDGLAQVSKSVSVPITADESCTDFESALRLIDKRAVAAFTVYPSEAGGLLKAKQIVDLANENGIWCVTGTWAETGIATMANVHLIAASRNFPFANDTHYDYYHSDVLTTNLSFANGKIVVPAKPGLGIDISEERLGALSKEEVREMVFFDSQQQDDEFVPRIGNLL
- a CDS encoding amino acid ABC transporter ATP-binding protein, producing the protein MITLRHLNKSFGQLKILHDVSLQVEKGEVVVVIGPSGSGKSTMLRCINHLETIDSGEIYIDGQPVLSKKAVIRKIGTEVGMVFQSFNLFPHLTVYENVALGPRHVRKLNKRHESEIVETLLGKVGLLDKKERYPEQLSGGQQQRIAIARALAMQPKIMLFDEPTSALDPELVGEVLSVMKQLAKEGMTMIVVTHEMNFARDVADRVVVMAEGRIIEEGSPETIFTNPQNARTQEFLKAVIQR
- a CDS encoding amino acid ABC transporter permease, with translation MLLDWSTPIRNWNYLLGGAVMTLWLTILVFFLSFLLGVILAVCRMNKQVYPLYLISTTYVELIRNTPALVQIFLIYFGLPQFGIHFSPIEAGIIALTVNNSAYMAEIIRAGIQSIHKGQWEASRSIGLTYMQMFRYVIFPQAFKRTFPIAGNQFIMVIFNTSLLAILDVKELTDRALILNGQTFRTLEIFVFVTGIYYVLYFIISTLFNWTNRRWLLNKHETR
- a CDS encoding HAD family hydrolase, whose amino-acid sequence is MKLKEISIGKHKVKAQAIGFDKDGTLFDALTYWRNIDRIRKELFLQIVGSKHENAWEKIMGFVHPDRIHYSGVLAVATTEEEIILVAGLMFQLHAWPWYQCKKLASDLFIQADKKLEYDRAFSPAAGVPDLLLRLKSKEWTVGILTSDSSLRTNACMKLIGMQEMLDFIVTPENVERGKPSPDLVFYACEKIGIDPSQLIVVGDSIVDMRMAKEAGSIAVGLVTHAGSEEILGKEADFLIHSLTEIEP